One region of Zootoca vivipara chromosome 7, rZooViv1.1, whole genome shotgun sequence genomic DNA includes:
- the LOC118088336 gene encoding boophilin-G2 translates to MKSTRFSFFSAMAPFLILWAQLPSVPAPFSDVCSTFPKDSDRCGDPKPRFFYNSTSKACEPFTFRGCLWYRNRFYTIEECQRHCGWIEKPGSCLPSPQNITLECLAECLHDGNCPADEKCCSYGCALRCSKPIKDICKLPSDYGACHGKFRSWYYDERDQKCKKFTYSGCLGNKNNFRKRKECLARCKPAGSS, encoded by the exons ATGAAGTCCACCAGGTTCTCCTTCTTCTCTGCGATGGCTCCCTTCCTCATCCTCTGGGCTCAGCTGCCGTCAGTGCCCGCCCCAT TTTCAGATGTCTGCAGCACCTTCCCAAAGGACTCTGACCGGTGTGGCGACCCCAAACCGCGCTTCTTCTACAACTCCACCTCCAAGGCATGCGAACCCTTCACCTTCAGAGGCTGCTTGTGGTACCGCAACCGCTTTTACACCATCGAAGAATGCCAGCGCCACTGTGGATGGATTG AAAAGCCTGGCTCCTGCCTCCCGAGTCCTCAAAACATCACCCTGGAGTGCTTGGCCGAGTGCCTTCATGACGGAAACTGCCCTGCGGATGAGAAGTGCTGTTCTTATGGCTGTGCCTTGCGCTGCTCTAAGCCCATCAAAG ATATTTGCAAGCTGCCTTCAGATTACGGCGCCTGCCATGGAAAATTCCGGAGCTGGTATTACGACGAGCGTGACCAAAAGTGCAAGAAGTTCACCTACAGCGGCTGCCTCGGAAACAAGAACAACTTCAGGAAGCGCAAGGAGTGCCTGGCCAGGTGCAAACCAGCAG ggTCTTCCTAA